Proteins encoded by one window of Vicinamibacterales bacterium:
- the rfaE1 gene encoding D-glycero-beta-D-manno-heptose-7-phosphate kinase: protein MPTGPTDLRALLDAARDRTVLILGDLMLDHFVIGRVDRISPEAPVPVVQFDHESFRLGGAANVAHNVAALGGRAEIAGLVGNDAEGARLVAELREAGIGTGGVLADANRCTTRKLRVVTTRNQQVARVDYECDAPVGAALEAELVKKVREALARADVVLISDYQKGAVTAGTAQAAIAGARARGVPSLVDPKVPHIDYYAGASLITPNHHEAGAVTLQRIRTAEEARRAAQAFRVRAQCESVLITRGEHGMWLLGPGGEFDLPAEAREVSDVTGAGDTVIAAMGLGLAAQGTAVAAARLANRAAGLAVARFGPVAISYDELATALG from the coding sequence ATGCCTACCGGCCCGACTGACCTGCGCGCGCTGCTCGACGCCGCGCGCGATCGCACGGTGCTGATCCTCGGTGATCTGATGCTCGATCATTTCGTGATCGGCCGCGTCGATCGGATTTCTCCGGAAGCGCCGGTGCCGGTGGTGCAGTTCGATCACGAGAGCTTCCGGCTGGGCGGCGCGGCCAACGTCGCGCACAACGTCGCGGCGCTCGGCGGACGGGCCGAGATCGCCGGGCTGGTCGGCAACGACGCCGAGGGCGCGCGCCTGGTGGCGGAACTGCGCGAGGCCGGAATCGGCACCGGCGGCGTGCTGGCCGACGCGAACCGTTGCACCACGCGCAAGCTGCGGGTCGTCACCACGCGCAACCAGCAGGTCGCGCGTGTCGACTACGAGTGCGACGCACCGGTCGGCGCCGCGCTCGAAGCCGAGCTCGTCAAGAAAGTGCGCGAGGCGTTGGCGCGCGCCGACGTCGTCCTGATCTCCGACTATCAGAAAGGTGCGGTCACGGCCGGCACCGCCCAGGCGGCGATCGCGGGCGCCCGGGCGCGCGGCGTGCCGTCGCTCGTCGATCCGAAGGTGCCGCACATCGACTACTACGCCGGCGCCTCGCTGATCACCCCGAACCATCATGAAGCGGGAGCGGTGACACTGCAGCGCATCCGCACCGCCGAGGAAGCGCGGCGCGCGGCGCAGGCCTTCCGCGTCCGCGCGCAATGCGAGTCGGTCCTCATCACGCGCGGCGAGCACGGGATGTGGCTGCTCGGGCCAGGCGGCGAGTTCGATCTGCCCGCCGAGGCGCGCGAAGTCTCGGACGTGACCGGCGCGGGAGATACGGTCATCGCCGCGATGGGGCTGGGACTCGCGGCGCAGGGCACGGCGGTCGCGGCCGCGCGCCTCGCCAACCGCGCCGCGGGACTCGCGGTCGCGCGCTTCGGGCCCGTGGCGATCTCCTACGACGAACTGGCGACGGCGCTCGGCTAG
- a CDS encoding CRTAC1 family protein, with protein sequence MTVRSTCLIALLATTAGLVGAQAPLPTFTDVTAAAGVKFRHENGAFGKKYLPETMGSGVAVFDADGDGWPDLFFVNSTTWPGQPAKAAASALYHNNHDGTFADVTAAAGLKTSFYGLGAAAADFDNDGRTDLYVTGLGGNHLYHNLGGGKFADVTAQAGVGSSGFSTSAAWFDYDRDGRLDLFVAHYVDWTIAKDLFCTLDGKAKSYCTPESYKGQSAQLFHNLGDGRFEDVTAKAGIGDATAKGLGVALLDFNGDGWVDVFVANDTQPNHLYENKHDGTFKDVAVSAGVAFNEAGVARAGMGVDAADFDGSGRQSLLIGNFSNEMMALYRNEGNGLFIDEAPTSTIGRASLLTLTFGCFFFDYDNDGRLDIFAANGHVADDINSVQPRVTYAQAPHLFRGTGPKQFEEVTARSGAALAEKHVARGAAYADLDGDGDLDLVVTVNHGAAHVYRNDGGDNNRALRVKLVGAGRSNRDAIGAFARVTSANGTSPWLMVRTGSSYLSQSELPLTFGLGAAARATKIDIKWPDGTAQTIEGADAGQTITIEQGKGISQRVPFVRK encoded by the coding sequence ATGACGGTGAGGTCGACGTGCCTCATCGCGCTGCTCGCGACGACGGCGGGTCTGGTGGGGGCACAGGCGCCGCTGCCGACGTTCACCGACGTCACCGCGGCGGCGGGCGTGAAGTTCCGGCACGAGAACGGCGCGTTCGGAAAGAAATACCTGCCGGAGACGATGGGGTCCGGAGTCGCCGTGTTCGACGCTGACGGCGACGGCTGGCCCGATCTCTTCTTCGTGAATTCGACGACGTGGCCGGGACAGCCGGCGAAGGCTGCCGCGTCTGCCCTCTATCACAACAACCACGACGGCACGTTCGCCGACGTCACCGCCGCCGCCGGGCTCAAGACGTCGTTCTACGGACTCGGCGCCGCCGCCGCCGACTTCGACAACGACGGCAGAACGGATCTCTACGTCACCGGTCTCGGCGGCAATCATCTCTACCACAACCTCGGCGGCGGTAAGTTCGCCGACGTCACTGCGCAGGCCGGCGTCGGCAGCAGCGGCTTCTCGACGAGCGCCGCGTGGTTCGACTACGATCGCGACGGCCGCCTCGATCTCTTCGTCGCGCACTACGTCGACTGGACCATCGCCAAAGATCTCTTCTGCACGCTCGACGGCAAGGCGAAGTCGTACTGCACGCCGGAATCGTACAAGGGACAGAGCGCGCAGCTCTTTCACAACCTCGGCGACGGCAGATTCGAGGACGTGACGGCGAAGGCCGGCATCGGCGACGCGACGGCGAAAGGGCTCGGCGTCGCACTCCTCGATTTCAACGGCGACGGCTGGGTCGACGTCTTCGTCGCCAATGACACGCAGCCGAACCACCTCTACGAGAACAAACACGACGGAACGTTCAAGGACGTCGCCGTCTCCGCCGGCGTCGCCTTCAACGAGGCTGGCGTCGCGCGGGCCGGCATGGGCGTCGACGCCGCCGATTTCGACGGCTCCGGCCGCCAGAGCCTGCTGATCGGCAACTTCTCGAACGAGATGATGGCCCTCTACCGGAACGAGGGCAACGGCCTGTTCATCGACGAGGCGCCGACCTCGACGATCGGCAGGGCGTCACTGCTGACGCTGACCTTCGGCTGTTTCTTCTTCGACTACGACAACGACGGCCGCCTCGACATCTTCGCCGCCAACGGCCATGTCGCCGACGACATCAACAGCGTCCAGCCGCGCGTCACGTATGCGCAGGCGCCGCATCTCTTCAGAGGCACCGGCCCGAAGCAGTTCGAGGAGGTGACCGCCAGGTCGGGCGCGGCGCTGGCCGAGAAGCACGTCGCACGCGGGGCCGCCTATGCCGATCTCGACGGCGACGGGGATCTCGATCTCGTCGTCACCGTGAACCACGGCGCGGCGCACGTGTATCGCAACGACGGCGGCGACAACAATCGTGCGCTGCGCGTCAAGCTCGTCGGCGCGGGCCGGAGCAACCGCGACGCGATCGGCGCGTTCGCGCGCGTGACGAGCGCCAACGGCACGTCGCCGTGGCTGATGGTGCGTACTGGCTCGAGCTACCTGTCGCAGAGCGAACTGCCGCTGACTTTCGGACTCGGCGCCGCCGCGAGGGCGACGAAGATCGACATCAAGTGGCCGGACGGCACCGCGCAGACGATCGAGGGCGCCGACGCCGGCCAGACCATCACGATCGAACAGGGAAAGGGCATCTCGCAGCGGGTGCCGTTCGTCAGAAAATGA
- a CDS encoding tetratricopeptide repeat protein, whose protein sequence is MGSRNILVASGAVLVVNSIYLALFATPSLFYYGNVAMHVVLGAATAVLAVIWLRRRERPTPASWWAAALPLAAGTVLGIALVATGNTRRFHPLLVAHIACMTPGTVIAIGLAVASLLARRPSLRLTPARIFSGLAVVALAGWGAAVVVRQAAAERAPVRIVNPATTPVSMDGEGAGPASPFFPSSANTNVGHTIPSTFFMTSDTCGSCHRDIYDQWKSSMHHFSSFNNQWYRKSIEYMQDVNGVRSSKWCAGCHDHAVFFNGRFDRPIKDQIDTPEAQAGLACTSCHSISSVHSTMGQGDFTIEYPPLHDLAASSNPILKKAHDTLLYLDPEPHRRTFLQSFHTAQTPEFCSACHKVHLDVPVNNYRWSRGFNDYDNWQASGVSGQGARSFYYPPKPQMCADCHMPLVASADPAAKGGMIHSHRFPAANTAIPFVNGDKTQLGTTQAFLQTAVSVDIFGLVRGAEARPVAQTPASQEPSEASTFAVGEESMNFGARQGFIATPSEVVGPLDKIDATVTPGESVRLEVVVRTRKVGHFFPGGTVDAFDVWVEFEALDEQGRTVFHSGAIEDGGRGPVESGAHFYRSLLIDAHGNQINKRNAWAARSVAYVRLIPPGAADTIHYRLTIPPDAKGRITLRAKVNYRKFAWWNTQWAFAGVRAPGTPKDAVGVGYDDGVWQFTGDTSHVSGPMKAIPDIPTTILSQAQATLRVAPPAAGAKTQVLDPSVRERWNDYGIGLLLQGDLKGAEAAFLKVTQMEPGYPDGWVNVARAQIQEGNMTAAEGMLQQALTRDPKLAKTHFFLGTVLKTSGRYDEALAHLREASAQYPRDRVVLNQIGRVLFLQRQFAPAVQAFQQVLSVDPEDLQAHYNLMLCYRGLGNNEQAGREEQLYERFKADESSQAITGPYRQLHPDDNNERQSIHEHKDTKGTNGTKGTKELAGGAR, encoded by the coding sequence ATGGGTAGTAGAAACATACTAGTCGCGAGCGGCGCCGTCCTCGTCGTCAACAGCATCTATCTCGCGCTGTTTGCGACGCCATCCCTTTTCTACTACGGCAATGTCGCGATGCACGTGGTGCTCGGCGCCGCGACCGCCGTCCTCGCGGTGATCTGGCTGCGGCGACGCGAACGGCCGACCCCCGCCTCGTGGTGGGCCGCCGCCCTGCCGCTCGCCGCCGGTACGGTGCTCGGCATCGCGCTCGTCGCCACCGGCAACACGAGGCGGTTCCATCCGCTGCTGGTCGCGCACATCGCCTGCATGACCCCCGGAACCGTTATCGCGATCGGGCTGGCCGTGGCGTCGCTCCTCGCGCGCCGTCCATCGCTGCGGTTGACGCCGGCGAGGATCTTTTCCGGACTGGCCGTCGTCGCGCTCGCCGGATGGGGGGCGGCTGTCGTCGTCCGCCAGGCCGCGGCAGAGCGCGCCCCCGTGCGCATCGTCAACCCGGCCACGACACCGGTCAGCATGGATGGCGAGGGGGCCGGCCCCGCGAGCCCGTTCTTCCCGTCGTCGGCGAACACCAACGTCGGGCACACGATCCCGTCGACGTTCTTCATGACCAGCGACACCTGCGGCTCGTGCCACCGCGACATCTACGACCAGTGGAAGTCGTCGATGCACCACTTCTCGTCGTTCAACAATCAGTGGTATCGCAAGTCGATCGAGTACATGCAGGACGTCAACGGCGTGCGCTCGTCGAAGTGGTGCGCCGGCTGTCACGATCACGCGGTGTTCTTCAACGGCCGCTTCGACCGGCCGATCAAGGACCAGATCGACACGCCCGAGGCGCAGGCCGGGCTCGCCTGCACGTCGTGCCATTCGATCTCGAGCGTGCACAGCACGATGGGCCAGGGCGACTTCACCATCGAGTACCCGCCGCTGCACGATCTGGCGGCGAGCAGCAATCCGATCCTGAAAAAGGCGCACGATACGCTGCTCTACCTCGATCCCGAGCCGCACCGCCGCACCTTCCTGCAATCGTTCCATACGGCCCAGACGCCGGAGTTCTGCTCGGCCTGCCACAAAGTCCACCTCGACGTGCCGGTGAACAACTACCGCTGGTCCCGCGGCTTCAACGATTACGACAACTGGCAGGCGTCCGGCGTCTCCGGGCAAGGGGCGCGATCGTTCTACTATCCGCCGAAGCCGCAGATGTGCGCCGACTGCCACATGCCGCTCGTGGCGTCCGCCGATCCGGCAGCGAAGGGCGGGATGATCCACTCCCATCGCTTCCCCGCCGCCAACACCGCCATCCCCTTCGTGAACGGCGACAAGACACAGCTCGGGACGACGCAGGCCTTCCTGCAGACGGCGGTGTCGGTCGACATCTTCGGGCTGGTCCGCGGCGCCGAGGCGCGGCCGGTCGCTCAGACGCCGGCGAGCCAGGAGCCGAGCGAGGCCAGCACCTTCGCCGTCGGCGAGGAGTCGATGAACTTCGGCGCGCGGCAGGGCTTCATCGCGACGCCGTCCGAAGTCGTCGGGCCGCTCGACAAGATCGATGCGACGGTCACGCCCGGCGAGTCGGTGCGCCTCGAAGTTGTCGTCCGCACTCGCAAGGTCGGCCACTTCTTCCCCGGCGGCACGGTCGACGCCTTCGACGTCTGGGTCGAGTTCGAGGCGCTCGACGAACAGGGGCGGACGGTCTTTCACAGCGGCGCCATCGAGGACGGCGGCCGCGGTCCCGTCGAATCGGGCGCGCATTTCTACCGCAGCCTGCTGATCGACGCCCACGGGAACCAGATCAACAAGCGCAACGCGTGGGCGGCCCGCTCGGTCGCCTACGTCCGCTTGATCCCGCCGGGCGCAGCCGACACCATCCACTACCGCCTGACCATCCCGCCCGACGCCAAGGGACGGATCACGCTGCGCGCCAAAGTGAACTACCGCAAGTTCGCCTGGTGGAACACGCAGTGGGCGTTCGCCGGCGTGCGCGCGCCCGGCACCCCGAAAGATGCGGTCGGTGTCGGCTACGACGACGGCGTGTGGCAGTTCACGGGTGACACCTCGCACGTCTCGGGTCCGATGAAGGCCATCCCCGACATCCCGACCACGATCCTGTCGCAGGCGCAGGCGACGCTGCGCGTCGCACCGCCGGCCGCCGGCGCGAAGACGCAGGTGCTCGATCCGTCCGTGCGCGAGCGCTGGAACGACTACGGCATCGGCCTGCTGCTGCAAGGCGACTTGAAGGGTGCCGAAGCGGCGTTCCTGAAGGTGACGCAGATGGAGCCGGGCTACCCCGACGGTTGGGTCAACGTCGCGCGCGCGCAGATCCAGGAAGGCAACATGACCGCCGCTGAAGGCATGCTGCAGCAGGCGCTGACGCGTGATCCGAAGCTGGCCAAAACCCATTTCTTCCTCGGCACGGTGCTCAAGACGTCCGGCCGCTACGACGAGGCGCTCGCCCATCTGCGCGAGGCCTCGGCGCAGTACCCGCGCGATCGGGTCGTGCTCAACCAGATCGGCCGCGTCCTGTTCCTGCAGCGGCAATTCGCGCCGGCGGTACAAGCCTTCCAACAGGTGCTCAGCGTCGATCCGGAAGACCTGCAGGCGCACTACAACCTGATGCTCTGTTATCGAGGGCTCGGCAACAACGAACAGGCCGGGCGCGAAGAACAACTCTACGAACGGTTCAAGGCTGACGAGTCCTCGCAGGCGATCACCGGGCCATACCGTCAGCTTCATCCCGACGACAACAACGAGCGCCAATCGATCCATGAACACAAGGACACGAAGGGCACGAACGGGACGAAGGGCACGAAGGAACTTGCTGGGGGGGCGCGATGA
- a CDS encoding O-antigen ligase family protein → MRLQAGPGSNGLADTGPVLPAAPLERAACLTMLAFAAALQVSIAAADILLTITTLLWIALLVRNHERAEFPNLFWPLAAYAVATLAAAVFSVDPRVSLVDSKQLVLLIIVPLTYRLFRGRRALLATDVVITVGAMSAAYGIIQYLILNYDNLGRRPQGTLGLYMTYSGLLMLVTCAAVSRVIFAHRRRAWAALVLPALLLALAFTFTRSAWVGACVGLGILFLLRDFRLLALLPLVFAAFVFTAPANLTARLYSTINLKDPSNADRLAMLKSGWHIIKDDPLTGVGPDMVQEVYPHYRVPGAVNQMTPHLHNVPLQIAAERGLPALLVWLWFIATLVRDFWRRRQADQPSLSNAGLSVIGAMLAAGLFEYNFGDSEFLMLFLVLVTLPYAYRPD, encoded by the coding sequence ATGAGACTTCAGGCCGGCCCGGGGTCGAACGGATTGGCCGACACGGGGCCCGTGCTGCCGGCGGCGCCGCTGGAGCGGGCCGCGTGCCTGACGATGCTCGCCTTTGCGGCGGCGCTGCAGGTGTCGATCGCCGCGGCCGACATCCTGCTGACGATCACGACGCTGCTGTGGATCGCCCTGCTCGTGCGCAATCACGAGCGGGCCGAGTTCCCGAACCTCTTCTGGCCGCTCGCCGCCTACGCCGTGGCGACGCTGGCCGCGGCGGTCTTCTCGGTCGATCCGCGCGTCAGCCTGGTCGACTCGAAGCAGCTCGTGCTGCTGATCATCGTGCCGCTGACCTATCGCCTGTTCCGCGGCCGGCGGGCGCTGCTGGCGACCGATGTCGTGATCACGGTCGGCGCAATGAGCGCCGCGTACGGCATCATCCAGTACCTCATCCTCAACTACGACAATCTCGGCCGGCGACCGCAGGGCACGCTCGGCCTCTACATGACCTACTCGGGCCTGCTGATGCTGGTCACCTGCGCGGCGGTCTCACGGGTCATCTTCGCGCATCGGCGCCGTGCCTGGGCGGCGCTGGTCCTGCCGGCGCTGCTGCTGGCGCTGGCCTTCACCTTCACGCGCAGCGCCTGGGTCGGCGCCTGTGTCGGTCTGGGCATCCTGTTTCTGCTGCGCGACTTCCGCCTGCTGGCGCTCCTGCCGCTCGTGTTCGCCGCCTTCGTGTTCACGGCGCCGGCCAACCTGACGGCACGGCTCTATTCGACGATCAATCTCAAAGATCCGTCGAACGCCGATCGGCTGGCGATGCTGAAGTCGGGCTGGCACATCATCAAGGACGATCCGCTGACCGGCGTCGGGCCCGACATGGTCCAGGAGGTCTACCCGCACTACCGGGTACCCGGCGCGGTCAACCAGATGACCCCGCATCTGCACAACGTGCCGCTGCAGATCGCGGCCGAGCGCGGCCTGCCGGCGCTCCTGGTCTGGCTGTGGTTCATTGCGACGCTGGTTCGCGACTTCTGGAGACGGCGTCAAGCCGACCAGCCGTCGCTCTCGAACGCGGGGCTGTCGGTGATCGGAGCGATGCTCGCCGCCGGGCTGTTCGAATACAATTTCGGCGACTCCGAGTTCCTGATGCTGTTCCTGGTGCTGGTGACGCTGCCTTATGCCTACCGGCCCGACTGA